DNA from Paenibacillus sp. JQZ6Y-1:
TGTGCTGCTCGGCTCATCCATCGGCGGGCGTACCATGGATCACGGCTATGGCTTGACCGCACCGCTCTGGACAGGTGTAGTACTCGCAGTACTGGGGCTGGTATCGTTAGTTCCGGTATTGCTGCCGGTCGCGCGTCGTCAGGCGTTACAGGTATCGAAAAAGCTATAAGGAAGCGTAACCCATTTCGCTCTGCAATGATCTTCCCGTGATCATAAGAAAGCGCAGGAATGACCCTAGCATACAAAAGCCCTCTCCATTTGGAATACGATGGAGAGGGCTTTTTCCATATCAAAGTATGAAGATATTTCTAAGAGAATATTCCCATGATGCGCACTACTAGTCATTGCCTGTTACAGTGGCAGCAGCTCCACTTGCCCCCGCGCACCAACCTCGCTAACCATGTGTTCCCACGCATCTGGCTTCTGTGCCAGCACTGCGTAATAACGACGCAGGAATTTCTCAATCAATGCGCCCGGTAAGGAGTGGGCGGAAGGATCGTAGGATAGGAAGCAGAGGTCCAGCTCGGATACCGCTTCACCATCATTGTTCCATGATGGATGCACATACGTAAAGTCCAGTCGACGGTAGCCGAGATGCGCCAGCACTTCGCGGCGGACAAATGGGTCCATCGGCTTGATGCCGCCAAATTCATGGCGCTGTGCACGGTACGGATCGTAGATTTCAGCGAACATACCGAATAGCTCTTTGCCGTTATCCGCAGCTAGCTTTTTCAGATCGGCTTGGCGATGCTGTGCCAGAAAAGGTCCAACACCGAGTCCCGGTTCACTGATAATCGTAAAGTCGGTCATCGCCACATTGTCATCCTCGTAATACCGATATTCGGTTGCCCCAACGACGTTCCCTTCATGCACAGCCACAAATACACGAATCCCCGGGTCTTCCAACGGCTCGCGCCACAATGCAAACTCCAATACTTCCTCCGCTGGGAAAATGCGTCCCATCATTGCGTGCATATCCGCGAACAACGGATCATCAATATGCGTAATACGTGTATATTCCATCCTATTTATCCTCCTTATATGACTAGCATGTGCAACCTTCAAACGCAGGGCAATGAAATATAATGTTTGCTTCAGCCACATATCTTACAGTCTATTATTTGCCGTCTTTCAGCACGATAAGAAATAAAAAGTGATTGTATGTCAGCAAAACACGTTGAGGTTCAGCCCTTCACCAGCGGTAGCGGATTGTTCCATTCCATTAATACCGCATAATTCAGTGATTCTTCGTCATCCAGATAATCAGGAATAACCGTCAAGGGTGTCCGTCCGCATCTCATTAAAAAGGAAATCACCGGATCGTACAGCTCACCGGTCGTTACACGCTCCACATATTGCTGCGGCGTGTAGTGCGCAGCCCATTTGTGATAACCCGGCATCCGTCCGGCACCAAGCAGCCGTTGCAAGCCGAGTGCGGTCGTCACTTCGTACATGGACTGCATCAGCAGTTTGCCCAGACCCCATTGCCGATAATCGGGGTGCACGCAAAGATCAGCAACATATAGCGTATCGCCCTCTGAATCATGGTTGCGGATATACCCATGATCGGTGATCTGCTCCCATGTATGCTGCGGATGCTCAGCATCAAATGTAATCAGCAGTCCCGTCATAGAGCCAACGATAACACCATTCATTTCTACACATAATGCTCCTTGTGGAAAACGACTGACATGCTCATTCAACTGCTCCTCATTCCACCACAATTCCGGTGGATACGGCGGGGGAAAGGCAGCCGCCTGCACCGCAATCATCTGTTTATGATCCTGCGCTGTATAGGAGCGAATAATCGCTGGATACGGGCGTTTATCATGAAATACATAGCAGGATTTGTAGTACTGCTGTACACGAGAAGAAACCTGATTCATACGGATCAGCTCCAGTCGGTATACAGATCGGTACGACGGTCGCGCCATGTGGTGACCGAGCCTTTTTCACGGACTTTGTACAGCAAATCCAAATCCAAATCGGCAACGATGATCATATCGTCGTTGATCTCGCCTTCTGCCAAAATACCGCGCGGCGGGAACGGCACATCATTCGGTGTAATGACGGCTGCCTGACCAAAGTTACCGCGCATAAAGTCAACGGTTGGCAAGGAGCCGATGGTGCCAGTCGTCACAACATATACCTGATTCTCTATCGCACGGGCATGGCTGGTATAACGAACCCGGTGGAAGCCGTGGCGATCATCCGTACAGGATGGACAGAAGATCACATCCGCGCCGCGCGCTTTTGCTATGCGGACGATCTCGGGAAATTCAATATCATAGCAGGTGAGCAGAGCAATCGTACCTTTATCCGTTTCAAACACGCTCAGACCGTCGCCAGCAGACATGTTCCACTCGGTCACTTCGGTTGGCGTGATATGGATTTTCGCTTGGGATGCAACATTGCCATCTGGATAAAAGAGGTGGGCGGTATTATATAGCTTGCCCTCCTGTTCAATTACGTGTGTGCCGCCGATAATATGAGTACCGGTTTCTTGAGCAAGACGTTGGAACAGCTCTAGATAAGCCTCAGTGAATTCCGGCAGACGCTCAATACCAAGCGCTTTGCCCTGTTCATCGCCAATCGAAAGCAGCTGTGTCGTGAAAAATTCAGGGAACAAAATGAAATCGACATCAAATTCTTGAGCGGTGCGCACATAATGCGTCACTTGCTCCGCGAATTCGTCGAAAGAAGAGATCGTATGAAGATGATACTGCACGGCAGATACACGAAATGTCATGGATAAAAACAGCCTCCTTTTGGATGTCACGATGTGTACCCATCATACCAGAAGCCTCCTAGGTACAAAAGGGATGAATCTGGCTTTGTTTGTGGTATGATGAAGACGGCATTACCAATTATTTTACATTTTTATAAAATGATGCACATCACTATTAGGCGTTATGAATCCTATCCGATTTTCAGGAGTGAGCATATGGAACTTGTGAAGAACTTCCTTGTGAATACAGGGATGCTAGTAACGCTCGCTTATCTGGCAAATCTGTTGTACAAATACGGTTTGTCTCGCGTCTCGTTACGCTTGAAATATATCTTTTCGATTATTTTGCTTATTTTTGCAGGCTGGATTAGCTCAGCGTTTGGGTTTCGGATGCCGGACAATCTGATCTTTGATATGCGTTTTCTTCCATTGATCGTGGCATCAATGGTGTATTCGCGCCCAAGTATTATTATGCTAATCGGATTTGGGATTGGGCTGACTCGGTTTACATATAGCGTGGATGAAGCCGCCTTTATCGGCTGGCTGAATCTTACGATTCTTGGTGTCGTGAGTGCAGTATTGAATGTGTGGATGCGTAGTAGTGTTGCGAGTTTAGCATTCAAAGGATTGATCACGATTTTGACGGTGAATCTGGTGAATACATTCAATATCGCTACCTTTGGCATCTTGCCGACCCGAATGTATTTGACTGAAATTGCGCCTGTCTTGCTGCCCGTGTCGATTGTGTTGAGCTGTGTCATTATGATGTTGCTGCGCGAATTTCATCTGGAGCAGCAGCGGATTATGCAGGTTGAGCATGCCAATCGACTGCTATCCCAGCAAACGAGTGAATTACAGCAGGCGCATCATGTGTTGGAGGAACGCGCCAGTCAGTTAATGCTAGCTTCACAGTACAAGTCGGAATTCCTCGCCAATATGTCGCATGAGTTGCGTACGCCGCTGAATAGTATTATCAATTTGGCGCAGCTGATGGCGGAGCAGGACGAGGAACGTACACCGGGAGAAACGAAGCTGTACAGCAGTATGATCTACCGCTCCGGTATGGATCTGCTAGAGCTCGTAAACGATGTGCTTGATCTGTCCAAGGTCGAGGCAGGCAAGCTGGAAATTGTATATGAAGAAGTGAATGTCAGCGAGATTCCTGAACTGCTGCAAATACATTTTGAAATGACAGCGGCGCGCAAGGGATTGCTGTTTCATGTGGAACTAGAACAGCCACTTCCTGCCGTGATCATCTCGGATTCGCAGCGGGTCCAGCAGATTTTGCGGAATTTGCTTGCGAATGCTTTTAAATTTACACATGAGGGCGGCGTGACCCTGCATATTTGCAAGCGTACCGAAGCGGATGCCGATGAAGAAATGGATTGGCTAGTATTCGAGGTGAGTGATACAGGGATTGGTATTGCTGCCACCCAGCATGAGATGATTTTTGAAGCCTTTCAGCAGGCGGACGGCTCCATTACTCGACATTATGGCGGTACAGGGCTAGGTTTGTCGATCAGCCGCGATCTGGCGAATCTGTTGGGCGGTCATCTGCGTCTGCATAGTGTGGAAGGACAGGGCAGTACATTTTCCTTATATTTGCCGATCAACGAGCCGAAGCGATAGGTGGAAATATGTGTGATGAACAGATGACTATCCACCGATGTTGTATGGCGAACGACTTTGTAGACATCATGCCTCGCTTACCACGGAATGGTGCTTCGTTTACCCTCATATAGCGATGTATAGATCATATAGGATGGATCTCATAGTCAACGAAAGGCAGCCTGAAGGTAGGCTGCCTTTTTGCATGAAATTTGTAAAAAAAACAATATTTTTGTGAAAGTGAATAGTTCCCGTAACCATGCGAATGTAAGCGTTCACGATGATGGGGGAATCGGATATAGCGCCGTACATCAGCGTTTGGTCCGAAAATCAGCGGGTAAAAACATAGAATCAAGGATCATACGTTGTGGATGTCTGATCGCATAGCAAGGAAAATAACAGTTTCGAGTCAGTTTAATTTCTGCCGCAAGGGAGGCAGCTTATGAAACGAAGACGCGCACTTGGAGTAAACCGATTGAATATGCAAAAGCGCAGATACTCGATGTACCGTAGCCATTTGCATATCGCTACCATCGAAGGGATTCCATCCACCATTTTCTCGACCTTGCTGGGTGGACCGTTTTTGACCGGATTTTTGCTCTATTTGGGAGCAAGCTCTGGGCAAATTGGATTCGTTATCGCCCTGACAACGCTGGTGAATGTGGCGCAGATTATTATCGCCTTTTTGCTACAACGACTGAATACACGCAAATGGGTGCTGGTGCTGTTCACGATCTTACAGCGGGTGCTGTGGGGAGCGACGGGGCTAGTGCCATTTCTGTTTGACAAGTCAGTCTGGGTCAACTGGTTTATCGTGCTGTATGTAGCTGCATTTCTGTGTAATGCAGTGATCGGGGTTGTCTGGGCATCGCTGATTGGCGATATTGTGCCTGGACGACTGAGAGGACGTTATTTTGGTATACGGAATACGATCTTGAATGCACTGGGTAGTCTGACGCTGTTTGTCGGCGGCATTTTGCTGGATCAGGTGCCGGGCGGCATGGGCTTTCTGTGGCTGTACATCATCGTGTGGACCTGTGCGGTGATCAATATTGGGATTATCCTTTTTTACCCGGATGCCCCGTTTGAGCGCTCGACGGAAACGAAGTTCGTACCGATGCTGCGCCAGCCGCTCTATGATGGACCGTTTATTAAAGCATCGCTATTTCTAGCGGCATGGCTGCTGATGCAGACGCTAGTTGTTCCACTGTATTCATATGTGATGCTGGAAGTGCTCAAGGTGAGCTATTCGGTGACAACGATAATGACGGTCGTCCAAACGATGTTCATGATGCTGGGCTTCTACTTTTGGGGGAATCTGAATGCCCGTTTTAGCAACAAAACGCTGCTGTATTGGACATTGCCATTTATTGCGGTAGCATGCATGGCATGGGGATTGCTTGCATTTTTGCCCGTCATTGTAGGATTGCTGATCATTCATATGCTGTTAGGAATTGGCATTGGCGGCTTCAACCAGCTGTCCTTTAACTTTATTATTGGAGACACACCGAAAAATGCACGCCCGATGTTCATTGCCGTCTATTCCGGCATTACTGGATTTGCTTCGTTTATCGGACCGCTGTTGGGTGGGCAGATCTTTGAATGGCTCAAGCCATTTCCATTCTGGGTACAAGCATTTGGATTCCAGATGCTGGTCGGGCTGCTATTGCTGCTGTTGGCAGTGACTGCCGGACGACGTGTGCTCAAGGCACCAGCTGCCGTTCCGATTCAGCAGTACCGTGAGATTGAAGTGTAAGCAGCAAGTGAGAATAGTAGACGAGAAGCATGAGACAGTATGACGTACGAGACAGTATATCGGACGTACAGGATAGACAAACAATGCAAACCATAAACAAGCCAAACGCACAGGCACGCACAGTGGATGGTTGCCAATGTGTAGGACGCCCTTTATTATAAAAACAGACCATGAACCATGGCACAGCGGTTTGCCGTCATTGGTAACGATGACGCAGACCGCTCATTTTATATACGAAAAGAGGTCATTTATTCATGAGCAAACAACCGATTGCAACGGATCGTGCACCGGGCGCATTGGGCCCATATTCGCAAGCGATTGACGCAGGATTATTTATTTTCGCCTCCGGTCAACTGGGTCTGGACCCGGCAAGTGGCGAATTGGCAGAGGGTGTGCAGGAGCAGGCACGCGTAGCGCTGCAAAATGTAACCGCTGTGCTGGAAGCTGCGGGCAGCAGCTTGGATCAAGTCGTAAAAACGACAGTTTTCCTGCATGATATGAATGATTTTGCAGCGATGAATGAGATTTACGGACAATTTTTCCAAGAGCCATATCCGGCGCGCAGTGCGGTACAGGTGGCTCGTCTGCCGAAGGATGCACTGGTAGAAATTGAAGTCATCGCGCTCAAAAAATAATGGACGCCATTCTGCCTTATGGTGTCGAGGTTCGCTTTACGCCGCTGTATGAGTGTCTGAACAGTCTGCATGCGTACATCTGCCGTCCCTCGTACAAAAAGCTGGATATGGACCCTGATTGGGTCAAACAGGTGGAGGACCGTATTCCAGAAACGCTGCGCGAGCGGCTAGGGCAGATGAGCATTGATACCGAATGGCGGCTGGTTGTGCTGCTAGTCTGCTGCTGCCCCGCCGATACGCCGCAAGGCTTTGTGCGTTGGTTGGAGGCTATGACTGTGCAGCAGCTTGAACAATTGCTGGTGGAGCAGGGGCAGCAGCCCTCTGCCAGTGTCGCTCGATTGCGCAGTCGTCTACTAACGGTATTTGATCAGTGGAGTACGTTTTATTTTGATACGCTTGATCCGCGCATCTTGCAGCGACTGGATGACGAAGCGGTGCAGCGTCGGCAGCAATTGCAGCAGCACGGCGCAACGGCAAGCTTTGTCGATCAGACAACAGCAGGCATTGTGCTGGAACCGCAGCAGGAGTTGAAGCAGCTGGTGCTAGTGCCGCATTATCATTTTCAGCCGCTGAATGTACTGTATGCGTATCGGGACTTTACGATCTGTCATTACGCGTCGCGCGTGCATTTTGGCGATGATGGCGATTTACCACCGTATGAATATCGGATGCTACGCAGTCTGAGCGAGCAGAGTCGATTGAAGATTTTGCGTTATCTGCACAAAGGACCACGT
Protein-coding regions in this window:
- a CDS encoding MFS transporter — translated: MKRRRALGVNRLNMQKRRYSMYRSHLHIATIEGIPSTIFSTLLGGPFLTGFLLYLGASSGQIGFVIALTTLVNVAQIIIAFLLQRLNTRKWVLVLFTILQRVLWGATGLVPFLFDKSVWVNWFIVLYVAAFLCNAVIGVVWASLIGDIVPGRLRGRYFGIRNTILNALGSLTLFVGGILLDQVPGGMGFLWLYIIVWTCAVINIGIILFYPDAPFERSTETKFVPMLRQPLYDGPFIKASLFLAAWLLMQTLVVPLYSYVMLEVLKVSYSVTTIMTVVQTMFMMLGFYFWGNLNARFSNKTLLYWTLPFIAVACMAWGLLAFLPVIVGLLIIHMLLGIGIGGFNQLSFNFIIGDTPKNARPMFIAVYSGITGFASFIGPLLGGQIFEWLKPFPFWVQAFGFQMLVGLLLLLLAVTAGRRVLKAPAAVPIQQYREIEV
- a CDS encoding ArsR/SmtB family transcription factor, with the protein product MDAILPYGVEVRFTPLYECLNSLHAYICRPSYKKLDMDPDWVKQVEDRIPETLRERLGQMSIDTEWRLVVLLVCCCPADTPQGFVRWLEAMTVQQLEQLLVEQGQQPSASVARLRSRLLTVFDQWSTFYFDTLDPRILQRLDDEAVQRRQQLQQHGATASFVDQTTAGIVLEPQQELKQLVLVPHYHFQPLNVLYAYRDFTICHYASRVHFGDDGDLPPYEYRMLRSLSEQSRLKILRYLHKGPRSFIEIVRHLGLSKGITHDHVTKLRSAGLLHAHIKGETLVSYSLRQQALDELRAGLLQFIEH
- a CDS encoding sensor histidine kinase, yielding MELVKNFLVNTGMLVTLAYLANLLYKYGLSRVSLRLKYIFSIILLIFAGWISSAFGFRMPDNLIFDMRFLPLIVASMVYSRPSIIMLIGFGIGLTRFTYSVDEAAFIGWLNLTILGVVSAVLNVWMRSSVASLAFKGLITILTVNLVNTFNIATFGILPTRMYLTEIAPVLLPVSIVLSCVIMMLLREFHLEQQRIMQVEHANRLLSQQTSELQQAHHVLEERASQLMLASQYKSEFLANMSHELRTPLNSIINLAQLMAEQDEERTPGETKLYSSMIYRSGMDLLELVNDVLDLSKVEAGKLEIVYEEVNVSEIPELLQIHFEMTAARKGLLFHVELEQPLPAVIISDSQRVQQILRNLLANAFKFTHEGGVTLHICKRTEADADEEMDWLVFEVSDTGIGIAATQHEMIFEAFQQADGSITRHYGGTGLGLSISRDLANLLGGHLRLHSVEGQGSTFSLYLPINEPKR
- a CDS encoding RidA family protein, whose amino-acid sequence is MSKQPIATDRAPGALGPYSQAIDAGLFIFASGQLGLDPASGELAEGVQEQARVALQNVTAVLEAAGSSLDQVVKTTVFLHDMNDFAAMNEIYGQFFQEPYPARSAVQVARLPKDALVEIEVIALKK
- a CDS encoding GNAT family N-acetyltransferase; the protein is MNQVSSRVQQYYKSCYVFHDKRPYPAIIRSYTAQDHKQMIAVQAAAFPPPYPPELWWNEEQLNEHVSRFPQGALCVEMNGVIVGSMTGLLITFDAEHPQHTWEQITDHGYIRNHDSEGDTLYVADLCVHPDYRQWGLGKLLMQSMYEVTTALGLQRLLGAGRMPGYHKWAAHYTPQQYVERVTTGELYDPVISFLMRCGRTPLTVIPDYLDDEESLNYAVLMEWNNPLPLVKG
- a CDS encoding GNAT family N-acetyltransferase, which encodes MEYTRITHIDDPLFADMHAMMGRIFPAEEVLEFALWREPLEDPGIRVFVAVHEGNVVGATEYRYYEDDNVAMTDFTIISEPGLGVGPFLAQHRQADLKKLAADNGKELFGMFAEIYDPYRAQRHEFGGIKPMDPFVRREVLAHLGYRRLDFTYVHPSWNNDGEAVSELDLCFLSYDPSAHSLPGALIEKFLRRYYAVLAQKPDAWEHMVSEVGARGQVELLPL
- a CDS encoding carbon-nitrogen hydrolase family protein, which gives rise to MTFRVSAVQYHLHTISSFDEFAEQVTHYVRTAQEFDVDFILFPEFFTTQLLSIGDEQGKALGIERLPEFTEAYLELFQRLAQETGTHIIGGTHVIEQEGKLYNTAHLFYPDGNVASQAKIHITPTEVTEWNMSAGDGLSVFETDKGTIALLTCYDIEFPEIVRIAKARGADVIFCPSCTDDRHGFHRVRYTSHARAIENQVYVVTTGTIGSLPTVDFMRGNFGQAAVITPNDVPFPPRGILAEGEINDDMIIVADLDLDLLYKVREKGSVTTWRDRRTDLYTDWS